A region of Candidatus Melainabacteria bacterium RIFOXYA2_FULL_32_9 DNA encodes the following proteins:
- a CDS encoding citrate lyase beta subunit, with amino-acid sequence MNSLEKRMIGVLENLKENYHVIGVKAEFEAEGTRLEEALRLKEVVSKAGLDLTIKIGGCEALKDMYEARVIGVSRIVAPMIESSYALRKFLTASKLAFSPDEREEIDFLINIETITAFKNLDDILNSASINELDGIILGRGDMSESLGLTRDDINKPEILEITKSVLMKAKEKFLICGIGGGVSGDSLPFFRNLPIGFLDFYETRKVIFKCPAATDKNASEGILKAVGFELMWLKNKANYYGLIYNEDKERIKILESRYESSILAAGGLIE; translated from the coding sequence TTGAATAGCTTAGAAAAAAGAATGATTGGAGTACTTGAGAACCTCAAGGAAAATTATCATGTAATCGGAGTAAAAGCCGAGTTTGAAGCTGAAGGTACACGTCTTGAAGAAGCTCTAAGATTAAAAGAGGTAGTATCAAAAGCGGGGCTTGACCTAACCATTAAAATTGGCGGATGTGAAGCATTAAAAGATATGTATGAAGCCAGAGTAATAGGTGTATCAAGAATAGTTGCACCTATGATTGAATCTTCTTATGCATTAAGAAAATTTTTAACTGCCTCAAAACTAGCTTTTTCACCAGATGAACGTGAAGAAATTGATTTTTTAATTAATATAGAAACTATCACTGCTTTTAAAAACTTGGATGATATTTTGAACTCAGCTTCTATTAATGAGTTAGACGGCATTATTCTAGGCAGGGGAGATATGTCCGAATCTTTAGGCCTTACAAGAGATGATATAAATAAACCTGAGATTCTTGAAATAACTAAAAGTGTCTTAATGAAAGCAAAAGAAAAATTTTTAATATGTGGAATCGGAGGAGGAGTCTCAGGAGATTCCTTGCCATTCTTTAGAAACCTACCTATAGGATTTTTGGATTTTTATGAAACCAGAAAAGTTATTTTCAAATGTCCCGCAGCTACTGATAAAAATGCATCTGAAGGCATATTAAAAGCTGTAGGTTTTGAACTAATGTGGCTAAAAAACAAGGCAAATTATTACGGACTAATATATAATGAAGATAAAGAACGCATAAAAATCCTTGAATCACGTTATGAATCTTCTATTTTGGCTGCTGGAGGACTTATAGAATAA
- a CDS encoding polysaccharide biosynthesis protein GtrA, protein MDKKFIKFLFIGALNTFFGYSMYSLFLLLGFHYSAAVLFSTILGVLFNFKTVGKLVFRNSNNTLIFRFITVYTVIFILNIISLSIFKMYKIDLLLAGAIVILPLAVLSFVLNKKFVFEGKN, encoded by the coding sequence ATGGATAAAAAATTCATAAAATTCTTATTTATAGGTGCTTTGAATACTTTTTTTGGATATTCTATGTATTCCCTTTTCTTACTTCTAGGTTTTCATTATTCTGCTGCGGTTTTATTTTCCACAATATTAGGCGTGCTTTTTAATTTTAAAACTGTTGGAAAGCTTGTATTTAGAAACTCCAATAATACCCTTATATTTAGGTTTATAACAGTCTATACAGTTATATTCATACTAAATATAATCTCTTTAAGTATTTTTAAGATGTATAAAATAGACCTACTTTTAGCGGGTGCTATAGTAATACTGCCTCTAGCTGTGCTATCCTTTGTACTAAATAAAAAATTCGTGTTTGAGGGTAAAAATTAA
- a CDS encoding DNA gyrase subunit B → MVEKTSQTYDASNIRVLEGLEAVRLRPGMYIGSTSQRGLHHLVYEIVDNSIDEALAGYCTEVKVIVHKDESVTVEDNGRGIPTEIKPDSGKSALEIVHTVLHAGGKFGDGGYKVSGGLHGVGASVVNALSEKMVVEVSRNGWVYKQTYLRGEPNTPVTKTKETDKKGTKTTFWPDPEIFKETTSIDRDVISSRLREMAFLNKGLKIIFFDEETESEEIYHFEGGIASYVEYLNNNRVTLHPEIYIEKSEDDVYVEVAFQYTDAYSETILSFANNINTHHGGTHLTGLRNALTRSLNDYARKNNILKENDDNLSGDDVREGLTAIVSVKVPEPQFEGQTKEKLGNSEVQSIVQGVIIEKLQEWFEFNPKCGKAIIEKAVQASRAREAARKARELTRRKSVLENSTLPGKLADCSSREADKCEIYIVEGDSAGGSAKQGRNRMFQAILPLRGKILNVERARIDKIYNNNEIQSLIQALGISISKDEEEFDMEKLRYHKVIIMTDADVDGAHIRTLLLTFFFRYARPLVENGYVYIAQPPLYKVTVGKQSQYLYDDRALDKLLRDRGISGLFLFDSKKNKSCQGDDLAKLLANMSNYYNSFRNPVINGTPEIVIRGLIGSGITVADFESAEKLEEIAQYLNHYFRDHEANYNVAKLDYKAGVKVDTETSKNSIFIDSSNFEEPGSITSLLINSIEFNRIKEAYPVIRSFLLEEEKSLNLVLDDKAEIAINSFDELRRIVEERGKKGLNIQRFKGLGEMMPEQLWETTMNPENRTLLKVTVEDAIVCDRLFDILMGERVEPRREFIESNAVYVKNIDT, encoded by the coding sequence ATGGTTGAAAAAACATCTCAGACTTATGATGCCAGTAATATACGTGTATTAGAGGGTTTAGAGGCTGTTAGATTAAGACCTGGCATGTATATCGGGTCAACAAGTCAAAGAGGTTTACATCATTTAGTTTACGAAATCGTAGACAATTCTATAGACGAAGCTCTTGCCGGTTATTGTACAGAAGTTAAAGTAATTGTACATAAAGATGAAAGTGTAACTGTAGAAGATAATGGTAGAGGTATTCCAACAGAAATAAAACCGGATTCCGGAAAATCCGCTCTTGAAATTGTACATACTGTACTCCACGCCGGAGGAAAATTTGGCGATGGCGGTTATAAAGTTTCTGGCGGACTTCATGGTGTTGGTGCATCGGTTGTAAACGCACTTTCTGAAAAAATGGTCGTTGAAGTTTCCAGAAACGGCTGGGTTTATAAACAAACATATTTAAGAGGGGAACCTAATACACCTGTCACAAAAACAAAAGAGACAGATAAAAAAGGTACAAAAACAACCTTCTGGCCAGATCCGGAAATATTTAAAGAAACTACAAGCATAGATAGAGATGTAATCTCAAGTCGTTTAAGAGAGATGGCTTTCTTAAATAAAGGTTTGAAAATTATATTTTTTGATGAAGAAACAGAATCAGAAGAGATATATCATTTTGAAGGTGGTATAGCTAGTTATGTAGAGTATTTAAACAATAATAGAGTAACTCTTCATCCTGAAATATATATTGAAAAGTCTGAAGATGATGTTTATGTTGAAGTAGCATTTCAATATACTGATGCTTATAGTGAAACAATTTTAAGCTTTGCTAACAATATTAATACCCATCACGGTGGAACACACCTTACCGGACTTAGGAATGCTCTTACAAGATCTTTAAATGACTACGCAAGAAAAAATAACATCCTTAAAGAAAATGATGATAATTTATCTGGTGATGATGTTAGAGAAGGTTTGACAGCTATAGTCAGTGTTAAAGTTCCTGAACCTCAGTTTGAAGGACAGACTAAGGAAAAGCTTGGTAATAGTGAGGTTCAAAGCATTGTTCAAGGAGTCATAATAGAAAAACTCCAAGAATGGTTTGAGTTTAATCCAAAATGTGGAAAAGCTATTATAGAAAAAGCAGTTCAAGCATCACGTGCAAGAGAAGCAGCAAGAAAAGCCAGAGAGCTTACAAGAAGAAAAAGTGTTCTTGAAAACTCCACATTACCGGGAAAACTTGCTGATTGTAGTAGCAGAGAAGCTGATAAGTGCGAAATATATATAGTTGAGGGTGATTCCGCTGGAGGAAGCGCTAAACAAGGAAGAAATAGAATGTTCCAGGCTATTCTTCCTCTTAGAGGTAAAATACTTAACGTAGAAAGAGCAAGAATAGATAAAATTTATAACAATAATGAGATTCAATCTTTAATTCAAGCACTTGGAATAAGTATTAGTAAAGATGAAGAAGAATTTGATATGGAGAAACTCCGTTATCATAAAGTCATCATCATGACAGACGCTGATGTTGATGGAGCACATATTAGAACATTACTTCTAACATTCTTCTTTAGATATGCCAGACCATTAGTTGAAAATGGATATGTATATATTGCACAACCACCTCTTTATAAAGTTACTGTTGGTAAGCAATCACAATATTTATACGATGACAGAGCATTAGACAAGCTTTTAAGAGATCGTGGAATATCAGGTTTATTCTTATTTGATTCCAAGAAAAACAAATCTTGTCAGGGTGATGATTTGGCTAAATTGCTTGCCAATATGTCTAATTATTATAATTCATTTAGAAATCCAGTTATTAATGGCACGCCTGAAATTGTAATAAGAGGTTTAATAGGTTCTGGTATTACAGTAGCTGACTTCGAATCAGCTGAAAAACTTGAAGAAATTGCACAATATCTTAATCATTACTTCCGTGATCATGAAGCAAATTATAATGTTGCTAAATTAGACTATAAAGCTGGTGTTAAAGTTGATACTGAAACAAGCAAAAATAGTATATTTATAGATTCTTCTAATTTTGAAGAGCCTGGTTCTATTACTTCTTTACTTATAAACAGTATTGAATTTAATAGAATTAAAGAAGCATATCCTGTAATTAGATCTTTCCTCTTAGAAGAAGAAAAGAGTTTAAATCTTGTATTAGATGATAAAGCAGAAATAGCTATTAATTCGTTTGATGAACTAAGAAGAATAGTTGAGGAAAGAGGTAAAAAAGGTCTTAATATCCAGAGATTTAAAGGTCTTGGAGAAATGATGCCTGAGCAGCTCTGGGAAACTACAATGAATCCTGAAAACAGAACTCTCTTAAAGGTTACTGTCGAAGATGCTATTGTATGTGACAGATTATTTGATATTCTTATGGGTGAAAGAGTTGAACCAAGAAGAGAGTTTATTGAATCAAATGCTGTTTACGTTAAAAATATCGATACTTAA
- a CDS encoding phenylalanine--tRNA ligase subunit alpha, which produces MKEKLEEIRNLALKQIDETENLEEIENIKVKYLGRKGELNTIRRGIKDLSPEEKPVIGELANTVAYEIENKLENKGEGLYKQAIAQKLEAEKIDVTLPGIYKPYGKQHPLTSTINEIINIFQGLGFSIVENQNSPEVETEYYNFDSLNFPPEHPAKDMQDTFYTNIAPQVLLRSQTSNSQIREMQKKSPPLRVISPGRVYRSEAVSSRKNNLFHQVEGFLVDKDVTFGDLKGILNEFIRQYFGQSRPTRFRTSFFPFTEPSAEIDVQCIICSGKGCRTCSGTGWLEILGAGMIDPNVLKNVNIDPEIYTGFAFGMGVERLAMLKFAINDIRLFFNNDVRFLEQF; this is translated from the coding sequence ATGAAAGAAAAGTTAGAAGAAATAAGAAATTTAGCATTAAAACAGATAGATGAAACTGAAAATCTTGAAGAAATAGAAAATATAAAAGTAAAATACCTTGGAAGAAAAGGTGAATTAAACACAATAAGACGTGGAATAAAAGATTTATCCCCCGAAGAAAAACCTGTTATAGGTGAACTGGCAAATACTGTCGCTTATGAAATTGAGAATAAATTAGAGAATAAAGGTGAAGGACTTTATAAACAAGCTATAGCACAAAAGCTGGAAGCAGAAAAAATTGATGTAACTTTACCTGGTATATATAAACCTTATGGAAAACAACATCCTCTAACTTCAACAATTAATGAAATCATTAATATATTTCAGGGACTTGGTTTTTCTATAGTTGAAAATCAAAATAGCCCTGAAGTAGAGACTGAATACTATAATTTTGATTCTCTTAACTTCCCGCCTGAGCATCCTGCTAAAGATATGCAAGATACATTTTATACTAATATTGCCCCACAAGTGCTTTTAAGAAGCCAGACCTCAAATTCTCAAATTAGAGAAATGCAAAAGAAATCTCCTCCATTAAGAGTTATAAGTCCGGGAAGAGTATATAGATCTGAAGCTGTCAGCAGTCGTAAAAATAATCTTTTCCATCAGGTAGAAGGTTTTTTGGTCGATAAAGACGTAACTTTTGGAGATTTAAAAGGAATATTAAACGAGTTTATAAGACAATATTTTGGACAATCAAGACCTACAAGATTTAGAACAAGCTTTTTCCCTTTCACAGAACCAAGTGCAGAAATTGACGTTCAATGCATAATATGTTCAGGTAAAGGATGTCGCACTTGCTCAGGTACTGGCTGGCTTGAAATCCTGGGTGCAGGCATGATTGATCCTAATGTACTTAAAAATGTAAACATCGATCCTGAAATATATACAGGTTTTGCATTTGGCATGGGAGTGGAAAGACTTGCTATGCTGAAATTTGCAATCAATGATATAAGGCTTTTCTTTAATAACGACGTACGTTTTCTGGAACAGTTTTAA
- a CDS encoding epimerase, producing the protein MNILLTGGSGFIGKNICESYLSDKYNILAPTHDELDLIDDIQTRKFFLENKIDVVIHSACKPCHRNAKDPSNILYTNGRMFFNLLRNSSYYQKMIILGSGAAYDTRYSIPKVTEKYLDTYIPVDELGFQKYITAKQIELMDNVIELRIFGIFGKYEDYAIRFISNAICKTLYDLPITIKQNRKFDYIYIDDLMPILDHFIFNTGKYKAYNVTPDNTMELCEIAEKVIKVSGKDLPITVEQPDLGLEYSGNNDRLYEEIPGLNFISIDEAIVKLYNWYSKDFHLINKEFLLIDK; encoded by the coding sequence ATGAATATATTATTAACCGGTGGAAGTGGTTTTATAGGAAAAAATATTTGTGAATCTTATTTGTCAGATAAATACAATATTCTTGCCCCAACTCATGATGAACTAGATTTAATCGATGATATCCAAACTAGAAAGTTCTTCCTTGAAAATAAGATAGATGTAGTTATTCATTCAGCCTGCAAACCCTGTCATCGTAATGCAAAAGACCCTAGCAATATTCTTTATACTAATGGAAGAATGTTTTTTAACCTTTTAAGAAATTCATCCTATTACCAGAAAATGATTATATTAGGATCAGGAGCTGCTTACGATACTAGATATTCTATTCCCAAAGTAACTGAAAAATACTTGGATACTTATATTCCTGTAGATGAACTTGGTTTTCAAAAATATATTACAGCAAAACAAATAGAATTAATGGATAACGTGATTGAACTTCGCATATTTGGAATATTTGGTAAATATGAAGATTATGCTATAAGATTTATCTCTAATGCCATCTGTAAGACTTTATATGATCTGCCTATAACAATAAAACAAAATAGAAAGTTTGATTATATTTATATAGATGATCTAATGCCAATACTCGATCATTTTATTTTCAATACAGGCAAATATAAAGCCTATAATGTTACACCAGACAACACTATGGAACTTTGTGAAATCGCAGAAAAAGTTATAAAGGTATCTGGAAAAGATCTTCCAATAACAGTTGAACAACCTGATCTAGGTTTAGAATATAGTGGAAACAATGATCGTTTATATGAGGAAATTCCTGGTTTAAATTTTATCTCTATTGATGAAGCTATAGTTAAGTTGTATAACTGGTATTCAAAAGATTTCCATTTAATTAACAAAGAATTTTTACTGATTGATAAGTAA
- a CDS encoding serine--tRNA ligase: protein MLDIRLIRENPDKVNELLKRRNPELSIDSVIDIDKQRREVQVKADNLRAERKKLSQEVGGLKKAGQDTTELQEQVRKIGEEIRQLEVLEAELNEAQRDMLLGVPNIPAEETPVGVCAEENVVIKTISEAPKPSFRIKPHWEIGLDLDLIDFERGVKIAESRFTIYRGAGARLERAIINFFLDLHTREHGYTEILPPFLVNAASMTGTGQLPKFKEDMYKCEGEDLYLIPTAEVPLTNIYMNEILREEDLPLYMTAYTPCFRREAGSAGKDTRGLIRQHQFNKVELVKLCTPETSFEEHEKLTRNAEKVLELLELPYRTIQLCTGDIGFSAQKCYDLEVWMPSSEGYREISSCSNFGDFQARRANLKYRSKTTGKPEFMHTINGSGLAVGRTFAAILENYQQEDGSVKIPKVLQSYFGSEIIR, encoded by the coding sequence ATGCTAGATATAAGACTTATCAGAGAAAATCCGGATAAAGTTAATGAGCTTTTAAAAAGACGAAATCCCGAGTTATCGATAGATAGCGTAATTGATATAGACAAGCAAAGAAGAGAAGTTCAAGTTAAAGCTGATAATTTAAGAGCTGAAAGAAAAAAGCTTTCACAGGAAGTTGGAGGCTTAAAAAAAGCCGGGCAGGACACAACGGAGCTTCAAGAACAGGTAAGAAAAATAGGTGAAGAAATAAGACAATTAGAGGTTTTAGAAGCAGAACTTAATGAAGCTCAAAGAGATATGCTTCTTGGAGTTCCTAATATTCCGGCAGAAGAAACACCAGTAGGTGTTTGTGCAGAAGAGAATGTGGTAATTAAAACTATAAGCGAAGCTCCAAAGCCTTCTTTTAGAATTAAACCTCACTGGGAAATAGGTCTTGATCTTGACCTTATTGATTTTGAACGTGGTGTAAAGATAGCAGAATCAAGATTTACTATTTATAGAGGAGCTGGAGCAAGACTTGAAAGAGCAATTATAAACTTTTTCCTTGATCTTCACACAAGAGAGCACGGATATACTGAAATATTACCTCCTTTTCTTGTAAATGCTGCATCCATGACAGGAACAGGACAGCTTCCAAAGTTTAAAGAAGATATGTATAAATGTGAGGGAGAGGATCTTTATCTTATTCCTACAGCAGAAGTGCCTCTTACTAATATTTATATGAACGAAATACTTAGAGAAGAAGATCTTCCTCTTTATATGACCGCATATACACCTTGCTTTAGAAGAGAAGCTGGATCAGCCGGTAAGGATACAAGAGGACTTATAAGACAGCATCAATTTAATAAAGTTGAGCTCGTTAAACTTTGTACTCCTGAAACAAGCTTTGAAGAACATGAAAAATTAACAAGAAATGCAGAAAAAGTTCTTGAATTATTAGAACTTCCATATAGAACAATCCAATTATGTACGGGAGATATAGGTTTTAGTGCTCAAAAGTGTTATGATCTTGAAGTTTGGATGCCATCATCTGAAGGTTATAGAGAAATTTCAAGCTGTAGTAACTTTGGAGACTTTCAGGCCAGAAGGGCTAACTTAAAATATAGATCCAAAACAACAGGAAAGCCTGAATTTATGCATACTATTAATGGTTCAGGATTAGCAGTAGGAAGGACTTTTGCAGCTATTCTTGAAAATTATCAGCAAGAAGATGGCTCTGTTAAAATACCAAAAGTATTACAATCATATTTTGGTAGTGAAATTATTCGTTAA
- a CDS encoding dolichol monophosphate mannose synthase — translation MKLISVMTPCYNEEENVEDIYSKVKEIFNGLEGYQYEHIFIDNCSKDKTVDILRKIAEEDKNIKVIINARNFGHIRSPYYALLQTKGDAVISLAADFQDPPDLIRDFIKKWEEGYKLVLAVKTESKEPGPIFFIRKIYYDLINNLSDKDVGLVKNFTGFGLYDRIIIDILKNIDDPYPYFRGLICDIGFEKAIIEFVQPERKKGITKNNFYTLYDMAMLGITSHSRVPLRIATFLGFGLSILSLLVALTYFIYKLVFWYNFNVGMAPLVIGLFFFSSVQLFFIGIIGEYIGSIHTRSLKRPLVIEKERINF, via the coding sequence ATGAAGCTAATTAGCGTAATGACCCCGTGTTATAACGAAGAAGAGAATGTTGAAGATATCTACAGCAAGGTAAAAGAAATCTTTAATGGACTGGAAGGTTATCAATACGAACATATTTTCATTGATAATTGTTCGAAAGATAAAACTGTAGACATATTAAGAAAAATAGCCGAAGAAGATAAAAATATAAAAGTAATAATTAATGCTAGAAATTTCGGACATATTCGCTCTCCATACTATGCATTACTCCAAACAAAAGGGGATGCTGTGATATCTCTTGCAGCTGATTTTCAGGATCCCCCCGATCTTATTAGAGATTTTATTAAAAAATGGGAAGAAGGATACAAACTTGTTCTTGCAGTCAAGACTGAAAGCAAAGAACCAGGCCCTATTTTCTTTATAAGAAAAATATATTATGACCTGATAAACAATTTATCAGATAAAGATGTCGGCTTAGTAAAGAATTTTACAGGATTTGGTCTGTACGACAGGATTATAATTGATATATTAAAGAATATTGATGATCCATATCCATATTTTAGAGGACTTATCTGCGATATAGGTTTTGAAAAAGCCATTATAGAGTTTGTGCAACCGGAAAGAAAAAAAGGTATTACCAAGAATAATTTTTATACCCTATATGATATGGCAATGCTTGGAATAACAAGCCACTCAAGAGTTCCTTTAAGGATAGCTACTTTTCTTGGTTTTGGTTTGTCTATTTTGAGTTTACTGGTAGCTTTAACTTATTTTATATATAAATTGGTATTCTGGTATAACTTTAATGTAGGGATGGCACCTCTCGTTATAGGATTATTCTTCTTTTCATCCGTACAATTATTTTTTATCGGAATAATTGGAGAATATATAGGTTCAATACACACCAGAAGCCTAAAAAGACCTTTAGTTATTGAAAAAGAGAGAATTAATTTTTAA
- a CDS encoding phenylalanine--tRNA ligase subunit beta, translated as MQVSLEWLNEYVDIKNISSEEIAHGLTMSGLEVEEIEKTGAEFSNVVVAEILEIKPHPNADKLQLATIFNGKEAKEVVCGARNIAKGQLIPYASVGSEVKDNKTGEIFTLKPAVIRSVESQGMLCSAEELGLKTSDFQEEDGILILNRFKENLKPGQDIKEILNIQENSIIHVAPTANRGDEMSVIGIAREVSTIFNRKLKYPEIKNTQLPEYSDFKVEIKDEDTCKYYAAGIIKDVKIKSSPAWLVRRLQASGVRSINNVVDITNYVMIEYGQPLHAFDWDKLEENYLSVRRAYPGEKIITLDEIKRDLTRDSVLIATNKGPVGLAGLMGGYNSEVDKNTKNIVLESAYFTPPTNRKSAKSVGLRTEACARFERGVDIESVKPALLRAIDLLVELADAKICGISETGDNKLPDIEITLRFNQIKRILGIEIPGNKCIQISEHLGFELLGKNDFSAKFLVPSYRVNDVTREIDLIEEIGRIYGYDKIEPTLPRKTQASEISKETETINHINKLLLSSGLNEIVTSSLTGTPLLNWIGMNYNDNEAVKVSNPQSDEYTMLRQSLVPSIVQIVKYNFDQGQKNIWIYEIGKTFFLKGIPDQRNSGVEENRIISGAITGNMASSKWHNPQETDFYTLKGIVESLIKDLGLENRVEYHPVSNISYLHPGRTAEIRLLGKTPVSFGTFGELHPDTMEKCKLAQPVYIFEIDLEKVLSNITYTAPRYKELPLYPAVYRDIAFIIPQNISYQDIAKTIKKVSSNLFKKADIFDVYQGKHVPEGSKSLACRITLQDPNATLTDEKIDVEISRIKEGLKKAYSDINFRE; from the coding sequence ATGCAAGTTTCATTAGAATGGCTAAACGAATATGTAGATATAAAGAATATTTCATCTGAAGAAATAGCTCATGGGTTAACCATGAGCGGGTTGGAAGTAGAAGAAATAGAAAAAACAGGTGCTGAATTTTCAAATGTAGTTGTAGCAGAAATTTTAGAAATAAAACCACACCCTAACGCTGATAAATTACAGCTTGCGACTATTTTTAACGGCAAAGAAGCAAAAGAAGTGGTGTGTGGAGCAAGAAATATTGCAAAAGGACAACTAATACCCTATGCAAGTGTAGGATCTGAAGTTAAAGACAACAAAACCGGAGAGATATTTACCCTGAAGCCTGCTGTAATTAGGAGTGTGGAATCACAAGGAATGTTGTGCTCAGCTGAAGAGCTTGGTCTAAAAACCTCAGACTTTCAAGAAGAAGATGGTATTTTAATCCTAAATAGATTTAAAGAAAACTTAAAACCAGGACAGGATATTAAAGAAATATTAAATATTCAGGAAAATTCCATTATTCACGTGGCACCGACCGCTAATCGTGGTGATGAGATGTCCGTTATTGGTATAGCAAGGGAAGTATCAACGATCTTCAATAGAAAGCTTAAATACCCCGAAATTAAAAATACACAACTTCCTGAATATTCTGATTTTAAAGTAGAAATAAAAGATGAAGATACCTGCAAATATTATGCAGCAGGTATTATAAAAGATGTAAAAATAAAATCATCTCCAGCCTGGCTTGTAAGAAGACTACAGGCTTCAGGAGTCAGAAGTATTAATAACGTTGTAGATATAACTAACTACGTAATGATTGAATACGGTCAGCCTCTTCATGCTTTTGATTGGGATAAATTAGAAGAAAATTATCTCTCTGTTAGAAGAGCTTATCCTGGTGAAAAAATAATTACTCTAGATGAGATTAAGAGGGATCTAACCCGTGATTCTGTCTTAATAGCAACAAATAAAGGGCCTGTTGGATTAGCAGGATTAATGGGAGGATACAATTCAGAAGTAGACAAAAATACTAAGAATATTGTCCTTGAATCTGCATATTTCACTCCTCCGACAAATAGAAAATCTGCAAAAAGCGTAGGTTTAAGAACAGAAGCCTGTGCAAGATTTGAAAGAGGAGTTGATATTGAGTCAGTAAAACCTGCTTTATTAAGGGCTATAGACTTGTTAGTAGAGTTAGCTGATGCTAAAATCTGTGGAATATCAGAAACAGGTGATAATAAATTACCCGATATTGAAATAACCTTAAGATTCAACCAAATTAAGAGAATTTTAGGAATTGAAATACCCGGTAATAAATGTATTCAAATATCGGAACATTTAGGATTTGAGCTTCTAGGCAAGAATGATTTCTCTGCCAAGTTTTTGGTGCCAAGTTATAGAGTTAATGATGTTACCAGAGAAATCGATCTTATAGAAGAAATAGGTAGAATTTATGGCTATGACAAGATTGAACCTACTTTACCAAGGAAAACTCAAGCTTCTGAGATAAGCAAAGAAACCGAAACTATTAACCATATAAATAAACTGCTTCTAAGTAGTGGATTAAATGAAATTGTAACTTCATCTTTGACAGGGACACCTTTGCTTAACTGGATTGGAATGAATTATAATGATAATGAAGCAGTTAAAGTCTCAAATCCACAATCCGATGAATATACAATGCTCAGACAAAGTCTAGTTCCTAGCATAGTTCAAATCGTTAAATATAATTTTGATCAGGGACAGAAAAATATATGGATCTATGAAATTGGAAAAACTTTCTTCTTAAAAGGAATTCCTGATCAAAGAAATTCTGGTGTAGAAGAAAATAGAATCATATCCGGTGCTATTACTGGAAATATGGCTTCCAGTAAATGGCATAATCCTCAAGAAACAGATTTCTATACTTTAAAAGGAATTGTTGAATCTTTAATAAAAGATTTAGGCTTAGAAAACAGAGTTGAGTATCATCCTGTTTCTAATATCTCATACTTGCATCCAGGAAGGACAGCTGAAATAAGGCTGCTTGGCAAAACACCAGTCTCTTTTGGAACCTTTGGAGAGTTGCATCCTGATACAATGGAAAAATGCAAATTAGCCCAACCTGTATACATTTTTGAGATTGATCTTGAGAAAGTATTATCTAATATTACCTATACTGCACCAAGATATAAAGAATTGCCTTTATATCCTGCGGTTTATAGGGATATAGCATTTATAATCCCTCAAAATATCTCATATCAAGATATTGCAAAAACAATCAAAAAAGTATCTTCAAATCTATTTAAAAAAGCAGATATTTTCGATGTATATCAGGGTAAGCATGTTCCTGAAGGTTCAAAGAGTTTAGCATGTAGAATAACTCTTCAGGACCCGAATGCCACTTTAACTGATGAAAAAATAGATGTTGAAATAAGTAGAATTAAAGAAGGACTAAAAAAAGCTTATTCTGATATCAACTTTAGAGAGTAG